In Limnohabitans sp. INBF002, one genomic interval encodes:
- a CDS encoding lytic transglycosylase domain-containing protein translates to MKFRVIVSLFASVFVTLATVQPSFAAPSGSNAQADAVITDMAQAFKRGDRKRLTALLPQAKGHTLEPWAAYWELKARLDEASSQEVRAFFNRYPATYQEDRLRNDWLLLLGQRRDWTTLSDEHPHYRMRDDRELRCYFLTIELLEKGPQAGASIADEVRKNWMGMREADDGCTLAADRLFFTKQFTALDIWRKARLMVEHNRPRTARNAVQIVAPDAANVVPDAINNAEKFLAKHIAAPQKVRQELVVMALVKIATTDPDKADKLMRNKWQPYLTTEERHWVWGVIGRQSAMRLDDDALTHFARVAHDKDLNDDMLGWKVRAALRAGNTPKWPVVENAINAMSADARKDPTWIYWHARALLARKKVTQPIQQEANAMLEGIAGVRGFYEQLALEELGRKVTAPARPPAPTAEEMEVAKRNPSLQRALYAIGMGLRSEGVREWNYATNLVNAEGKAGLMSDRELLAAAQLACDNQVWDRCINTSERTRQVMDFEQRFPMPHKDAVVARAKTINLDPAYVYGLIRQESRFVTDARSGVGASGLMQVMPATAKWTARKIGLTSFTPDQITDRDTNIAIGTGYLKLVLDSFEGSMPLAAGAYNAGPSRSRRWRAPNDGTGPVLEGAIWAENVPFNETRDYVKKVLSNTTNYAALITGQPQSLKARLGLVGPRDATAPAENLELP, encoded by the coding sequence ATGAAGTTTCGAGTCATTGTGTCATTGTTTGCCAGCGTTTTCGTGACGTTGGCCACCGTTCAACCCAGCTTTGCGGCGCCTTCTGGCAGCAACGCACAGGCAGATGCCGTCATCACCGACATGGCTCAAGCCTTCAAGCGAGGCGACCGCAAACGCTTGACCGCGCTGCTGCCACAAGCGAAAGGCCATACGCTCGAACCTTGGGCAGCTTATTGGGAACTGAAAGCCCGTCTGGACGAAGCGTCGTCTCAGGAAGTCCGCGCCTTCTTCAACCGCTACCCCGCCACTTACCAAGAAGACCGTCTGCGCAACGACTGGCTGCTGCTTTTGGGGCAACGCCGTGACTGGACCACCCTCAGCGACGAGCACCCACACTACCGCATGCGTGATGACCGCGAACTGCGCTGCTATTTCTTGACCATTGAGCTGCTGGAAAAAGGCCCACAAGCCGGCGCGTCCATTGCTGATGAGGTGCGCAAAAACTGGATGGGCATGCGCGAAGCCGACGACGGCTGCACCCTGGCTGCGGACCGCTTGTTCTTCACCAAACAATTCACGGCCCTCGACATTTGGCGCAAAGCCCGCTTGATGGTGGAACACAACCGTCCCCGCACCGCGCGCAACGCCGTGCAAATCGTGGCCCCAGATGCCGCCAACGTGGTGCCCGATGCCATCAACAACGCTGAGAAATTCTTGGCCAAACACATTGCCGCGCCACAAAAGGTACGCCAAGAATTGGTGGTCATGGCGCTTGTCAAAATTGCCACGACTGACCCTGACAAAGCCGACAAGCTGATGCGCAACAAATGGCAGCCCTACCTCACCACGGAAGAACGTCACTGGGTGTGGGGCGTGATTGGCCGTCAATCCGCCATGCGCTTAGATGACGACGCTTTGACCCATTTCGCACGCGTGGCGCATGACAAAGACTTGAATGACGACATGCTGGGCTGGAAAGTGCGCGCTGCTTTGCGCGCTGGCAACACGCCCAAGTGGCCCGTGGTCGAAAACGCCATCAATGCCATGAGCGCCGATGCACGCAAAGACCCCACTTGGATTTACTGGCACGCACGTGCGCTTCTGGCACGCAAAAAAGTAACCCAGCCAATTCAACAAGAAGCCAATGCCATGCTCGAGGGCATTGCTGGTGTGCGCGGTTTTTACGAACAGCTCGCCCTCGAAGAGCTGGGCCGCAAAGTGACTGCACCTGCACGCCCACCGGCGCCCACTGCCGAAGAAATGGAAGTCGCTAAACGCAACCCATCGTTACAACGTGCGCTCTACGCCATTGGCATGGGCCTGCGCTCTGAAGGAGTGCGCGAGTGGAACTACGCCACCAACCTCGTCAACGCCGAGGGCAAAGCTGGCTTGATGAGCGACCGCGAGCTGCTGGCCGCTGCGCAACTCGCCTGCGACAACCAAGTGTGGGACCGCTGCATCAACACCAGCGAGCGCACGCGTCAGGTCATGGACTTTGAGCAACGCTTCCCCATGCCGCACAAAGACGCCGTGGTGGCACGCGCCAAAACCATCAACCTCGACCCTGCGTATGTGTACGGCCTGATTCGCCAAGAAAGCCGCTTCGTCACGGATGCCCGCTCGGGCGTGGGGGCCTCGGGCCTCATGCAAGTCATGCCCGCCACCGCCAAATGGACCGCTCGCAAAATTGGTTTGACCAGCTTCACACCAGACCAAATCACCGACCGTGACACCAACATCGCCATCGGCACCGGGTACTTGAAACTGGTGCTAGACAGCTTTGAGGGCTCCATGCCGTTGGCTGCCGGCGCGTACAACGCCGGCCCCAGCCGCTCACGCCGTTGGCGTGCGCCTAACGACGGCACAGGCCCTGTCCTGGAAGGCGCCATCTGGGCTGAAAACGTACCCTTCAATGAAACCCGCGACTACGTCAAAAAAGTGCTGTCCAACACCACCAACTACGCCGCACTCATCACGGGTCAGCCCCAATCCCTCAAGGCAAGATTGGGTCTAGTGGGGCCTCGTGATGCGACAGCGCCAGCAGAAAATTTAGAGTTGCCTTGA
- the glmU gene encoding bifunctional UDP-N-acetylglucosamine diphosphorylase/glucosamine-1-phosphate N-acetyltransferase GlmU yields MKALDVVIMAAGKGTRMKSSMPKVLHRLAGKALVQHVIDTARSLKARHTIVITGHGADQVEPALLSANPNDKLQFARQMPQLGTGHAVQQTVPLLTDDAVVVVLSGDVPLTQADTLQALIDLCDGKQLALLTIDFADPTGYGRIVRNPAGQVHAIVEHKDANDEQRAIQEVYSGIMAVPAKLLKPWLARLDNNNAQQEFYLTDVVKFAEADGVPVVAHKIKDVAQVAGVNSPTQLAELERTFQLRQAQAFMADGVRIIDPARFDVRGTLTCAQDVEIDVNCIFQGHVSLGQGVKIGANCVIANCTIEAGAVIHPFTHIDGEKLGVTVGEGALIGPFARLRPGAQLAAEVHIGNFVEVKNSTMAKGAKANHLAYLGDATVGERVNYGAGSITANYDGANKHRTVIEADVHVGSNCVLVAPVTIGAGGTVGGGSTITKSTEPGALSVARGKQVSIANYKRPEKKAKA; encoded by the coding sequence ATGAAGGCTTTGGATGTGGTGATCATGGCTGCCGGCAAGGGCACCCGAATGAAGAGCAGTATGCCTAAGGTTTTGCACCGACTCGCCGGTAAGGCTTTGGTGCAGCATGTGATTGACACCGCGCGCAGCTTGAAGGCGCGCCACACCATCGTCATCACCGGACACGGGGCCGACCAAGTCGAACCCGCTTTGCTGTCGGCCAATCCCAACGACAAGCTGCAGTTCGCCCGCCAAATGCCTCAGCTCGGCACAGGCCACGCAGTGCAGCAAACCGTGCCCTTGTTGACTGATGACGCCGTGGTGGTGGTGCTCTCTGGTGATGTGCCCTTGACGCAAGCCGACACCTTGCAGGCATTGATCGACCTGTGTGATGGCAAGCAACTCGCGCTCCTCACCATCGACTTTGCTGATCCAACAGGCTACGGCCGCATCGTGCGTAACCCTGCGGGCCAAGTGCATGCCATCGTCGAGCACAAAGATGCTAATGATGAACAGCGCGCCATCCAAGAGGTGTACAGCGGCATCATGGCTGTGCCCGCCAAGTTGCTCAAGCCTTGGCTGGCACGCTTGGACAACAACAACGCCCAACAAGAGTTTTATTTGACTGACGTCGTCAAGTTTGCCGAGGCCGATGGGGTGCCTGTGGTGGCTCACAAAATCAAAGACGTGGCGCAAGTCGCGGGCGTCAACAGCCCTACACAGTTGGCCGAGTTGGAGCGCACGTTTCAGCTGCGCCAGGCGCAAGCGTTCATGGCCGACGGCGTGCGCATCATCGATCCCGCGCGCTTTGATGTGCGCGGCACATTGACCTGCGCACAAGACGTGGAGATTGATGTGAACTGCATCTTTCAAGGCCACGTGTCGCTCGGCCAAGGCGTGAAGATTGGCGCGAACTGCGTGATTGCCAACTGCACCATTGAAGCCGGCGCGGTGATTCACCCCTTCACCCACATCGACGGCGAGAAGCTGGGCGTGACCGTGGGCGAGGGCGCATTGATTGGCCCCTTCGCCCGCTTGCGCCCTGGTGCGCAACTGGCGGCTGAGGTGCACATTGGCAATTTTGTGGAAGTGAAGAACTCCACCATGGCCAAGGGCGCAAAAGCCAACCACTTGGCTTACTTGGGCGACGCCACGGTGGGCGAGCGCGTCAATTACGGCGCAGGCAGCATCACGGCCAACTACGACGGCGCCAACAAGCACCGCACCGTCATCGAAGCCGATGTGCATGTGGGCAGCAACTGCGTGTTGGTGGCCCCCGTCACCATCGGCGCAGGCGGCACGGTGGGCGGCGGCTCGACGATCACCAAGAGCACCGAGCCCGGAGCGTTGAGCGTGGCGCGTGGCAAGCAGGTGAGCATTGCCAACTACAAGCGGCCTGAGAAAAAGGCGAAGGCTTAA
- a CDS encoding Lrp/AsnC family transcriptional regulator, producing the protein MKQEFLDETDLKLLDALQRDATLSNVALAERFKISPPTCLRRVKRLTDEGWIERQVAVLNADKLGAALGHGLTSLVEVTLDAQGAEHLDAFEQRAVADDAVQQCWRVSPGPDFVLVVQAADMPDYLAITQRLLTQDANVRNVKAFFATKRAKFTSTWPVLRKP; encoded by the coding sequence ATGAAACAAGAATTTCTAGACGAAACCGATTTGAAGCTGCTCGACGCCTTGCAGCGCGACGCCACGCTCAGCAATGTGGCCTTGGCCGAACGCTTCAAAATCTCGCCGCCCACCTGCCTGCGCCGCGTCAAACGGTTGACCGATGAGGGCTGGATTGAGCGCCAAGTGGCCGTGCTTAACGCCGACAAATTGGGCGCAGCCTTGGGCCACGGCCTGACCTCTTTGGTGGAAGTCACGCTAGACGCACAAGGTGCTGAGCATTTGGACGCGTTTGAGCAACGCGCCGTGGCAGACGACGCCGTGCAGCAATGTTGGCGCGTGTCGCCCGGGCCAGACTTTGTGCTGGTGGTGCAAGCCGCGGACATGCCCGACTACCTCGCCATCACGCAGCGCCTGTTGACGCAAGATGCGAACGTGCGCAACGTGAAAGCGTTTTTTGCGACCAAACGGGCGAAGTTCACCAGCACTTGGCCTGTGCTGCGCAAACCTTAA
- a CDS encoding outer membrane beta-barrel protein translates to MKTISRLLASLVLVATAGVASAQGKAPAHTDYYAEAGLLGLRLKGDQGSDTPKLGRFIVGKEINRTLSVEGMAALTLKKADGTSADVLGVFVKPKMALAKDVDGFIRVGAATTSANGNGEQGLMTRMAYGFGVETQLTKDIYGQVDYMQYAKSGSESVRGFTLSVGTRF, encoded by the coding sequence ATGAAAACGATCAGCCGCTTGTTGGCTTCTCTCGTCTTGGTGGCTACGGCCGGTGTGGCTAGCGCCCAAGGTAAAGCCCCAGCACATACTGACTACTATGCAGAAGCCGGTTTGCTGGGTTTGCGACTCAAGGGTGACCAAGGTAGCGATACGCCTAAGTTGGGTCGTTTCATCGTGGGTAAAGAAATTAACCGTACGTTGTCAGTCGAAGGCATGGCCGCACTGACCTTGAAGAAGGCAGATGGCACATCTGCTGACGTTCTGGGTGTGTTTGTGAAGCCCAAAATGGCACTTGCAAAAGATGTGGATGGCTTCATTCGCGTTGGCGCTGCTACAACGAGTGCTAACGGCAATGGTGAACAAGGCTTGATGACGCGTATGGCTTATGGTTTTGGTGTCGAAACACAATTGACTAAAGATATTTACGGTCAAGTGGATTACATGCAATATGCAAAAAGCGGCAGCGAATCTGTACGCGGTTTCACGTTGTCTGTTGGCACACGCTTCTAA
- a CDS encoding 5-formyltetrahydrofolate cyclo-ligase, with translation MDKKTLRQQLIEERLNLPDRLARADMLQRVMRIWLFDRPDTVIGAYWPIKGEFDPLPVLHRWKEDGELLDEPQRRRIGLPVVDKAHKTLTFHAWYPGCPMEEDAYGIPKPKDTEVVVPTLLFVPCVGYGPGGFRLGYGGGFYDRTLATLQPKPFTAGLGFTHGFLPDLMPEPHDMPLDALLNDNGVVWPMS, from the coding sequence GTGGACAAAAAAACCTTGCGCCAGCAGCTCATTGAAGAGCGTTTGAACTTGCCCGACCGGCTGGCTCGGGCCGACATGTTGCAACGCGTGATGCGCATTTGGCTGTTTGATCGCCCTGACACGGTGATCGGTGCTTACTGGCCCATCAAAGGCGAGTTTGACCCGCTGCCCGTGCTGCACCGCTGGAAAGAAGACGGCGAGTTGCTGGACGAGCCACAGCGCCGACGCATCGGCTTGCCCGTGGTGGACAAGGCGCACAAAACACTGACCTTTCACGCCTGGTACCCCGGCTGCCCGATGGAAGAAGATGCCTACGGCATTCCCAAACCCAAAGACACTGAAGTGGTGGTGCCCACCTTGTTGTTTGTGCCTTGTGTGGGTTATGGCCCTGGTGGTTTTCGTTTGGGCTATGGCGGTGGCTTTTATGACCGCACGTTGGCGACTCTGCAACCCAAGCCGTTCACAGCGGGCTTGGGCTTTACCCACGGCTTTTTGCCTGACCTGATGCCTGAACCACATGACATGCCCCTGGATGCCCTGCTCAATGACAACGGGGTGGTTTGGCCAATGAGCTAA
- a CDS encoding DUF6279 family lipoprotein, protein MSFILILRRIIRHASVWLALAALVGLSGCSTIKVVYNNSDDLVYWWLDSYADLQDGQKQLTRDALTELQRWHRQQQLPEYVALLKRMQAMALNDITPAQVCAVTEDMKGSFIRVLRHMEPASAQLSSQLNADQLRSVRKRFDKTNKTWKEDWLDPNAEDRLRYRTKQASNRLEDFYGRLEKSQRETLQQWLSSSIFDPAFSYAERERRQADTLQTLQRIAQEGNAPSKQEQAQSWLRGLVDRSFNSPNERYRAYNLELWNENCAGFAKLHNSTTPTQRQRMLEALRGYEQDFKTLMAQK, encoded by the coding sequence ATGTCATTCATCCTTATCTTGCGCAGAATTATCCGCCATGCCTCTGTCTGGTTAGCGCTTGCCGCACTCGTGGGGTTGAGCGGTTGCAGCACCATCAAAGTGGTCTACAACAACAGCGATGACTTGGTTTACTGGTGGCTCGACAGCTACGCTGATTTACAAGACGGCCAAAAGCAACTCACGCGCGACGCGCTGACCGAGCTGCAGCGCTGGCATCGGCAACAGCAGTTGCCCGAATATGTGGCCTTGCTCAAGCGCATGCAAGCGATGGCGCTCAATGACATCACGCCTGCGCAAGTGTGTGCAGTAACAGAGGACATGAAGGGCAGTTTTATTCGCGTGCTGCGCCACATGGAGCCCGCATCAGCCCAACTCTCCAGTCAGCTCAACGCAGACCAACTGCGTAGCGTGCGCAAACGTTTTGACAAGACCAACAAAACTTGGAAAGAAGATTGGCTTGACCCCAATGCCGAAGATCGTCTGCGCTATCGCACCAAACAAGCGAGCAATCGCCTCGAAGATTTTTATGGTCGCTTGGAAAAATCACAGCGCGAAACACTGCAGCAATGGCTGAGCAGCTCTATCTTTGACCCAGCGTTCAGCTACGCCGAGCGTGAGCGCCGCCAAGCCGACACGCTGCAAACTTTGCAACGCATTGCACAAGAAGGCAACGCACCGAGCAAACAAGAACAAGCGCAAAGCTGGCTGCGAGGTTTGGTTGACCGAAGCTTCAACTCCCCCAATGAACGCTACCGCGCCTACAACCTTGAACTGTGGAATGAAAACTGTGCAGGCTTTGCCAAGCTGCACAACAGCACAACCCCCACGCAGCGCCAACGCATGCTGGAAGCCCTACGCGGCTACGAGCAAGACTTCAAAACGTTGATGGCGCAAAAATAA